The sequence AGCAGCACCCGGGCCGGGCCCTGGTGCCGAACGACATCTCCTACGGCGTCCTTCCGTTCTTCCACGTCTTCGGCATCAACGTGGTTCTCGGGCTGTCCCTCCTGGCCGGCGCCTCGGTGGTGCTGGTCGAGCGGTTCGACGCCCGGGCCGCGCTGGCGACCATCCAGCAGCGCCGGGTCACGATCCTGGCCGGGGCCCCGCCGATGTTCGGGGCGATGGCGGCGGCTTCGCCCGGGGAGGGTTCCGGCCGGGAGGACCGGTCGGACCAGGAGGACGGCGGGGAGCTGGCCAGCGTCCGGCTGGCCGTGTCGGGCGCATCGGCGCTGCCCGCCGAGGTGGCGGCGGCGTTCGAGCAGCGGTTCGGGCTGCCGCTCTGGCAGGGCTACGGCCTGACCGAGGCCAGCCCGGTCGTGACTTCCTCGGTGATCGGGGGGGTGCCCAAGCCGGGGTCGGTCGGGGTGCCCCTGCCGGGCATCAAGCTGCGCCTCGTCGACGAGTCCGGGGAGGACGCCCTCGTGTCCGACCCCGGCGAGCTGTGGGTCAAGGGCCCCAACGTGTTCGCCGGGTACTGGGAGGACCCCGACGCCACCGGCGCCGTGCTCACCGACGGGTGGCTGCACACCGGGGACGTGGCGGTGGTCGACGACGACGGCTACGTCTACCTCGTCGACCGGCTGAAGGACATCGTGATCGTGTCCGGCTTCAACGTGTACCCGGCCGAGGTGGAAGACGTGCTGCGGGACGACCCGCGCGTGGACGAGGTGGCCGTGGTGGGCGTCGCCGATCCGCACACCGGTGAGGCGGTGCGGGCCTACGTCGTGGCCTCCCCGGAGGCGGCGGGCGACCCCGACCTGGTCGGGGGCCTGGCGGCCCGGTGCCGGGGCCACCTCGCCCCCTACGAGTGCCCGGCCAGCATCGAGATCGTCGACTCGCTGCCCCACGGCCTCGGGGGCAAGCTGCTGCGCCGGGCGCTGCGCCAGGGCTCGACCGGCACCTGACGGCCGTGGGGCCGGGGCCCCACGGCACGCGGCGGGCGTGGTCGCCGGGACCCGGGTGCCCGTCGGCATCCGAATTGTGAAAGGAAGCACGAGACAGCGGTAGCCTGGAGGCGATGCCCGCCAGGAACGGCCGGACCCGCATCCCGGAGGCCACCGTCAGCCGCCTGCCGGTATACCTGCGGGCCCTGCTCGAGCTGGTGGGGGAGCAGGTGCCGACGGTCTCGTCGGAGCGCCTGGCCGAGCTGTCGGGCGTGAACGCCGCCAAGGTCCGCAAGGACCTCTCCTACCTCGGCTCCTACGGGACCCGGGGCGTCGGCTACGACGTCACCTTCCTGGTGGACCAGGTCGGCCGGGAGCTGGGCATGACCCGGGACTGGCCGGTCGTGATCGTCGGGCTCGGGAACCTGGGCCGGGCCCTCGCCAACTACCGGGGCTTCTCGACGCGCGGCTTCCGGGTGGCGGCGCTGCTCGACACCGAGCCGAGCCTGATCGGGGAGCAGGTCGGGGACCGGCGGGTGCGCCACCTCGACGAGCTGGAGGCGGCGGTGGCCGAGGAGGGGGCGGCGGTGGGGATCATCGCCACCCCGGCGTCGTCGGCCCAGGAGGTCGCCGACCGGCTGGTCCGGGCGGGGGTGACGGCAATCTTGAACTTCGCCCCGGTCGTGCTGTCCGTGCCCGACCACGTCTCGCTCCGCAAGGTCGACCTGGCCATCGAGCTGCAGATCCTGACCTTCTACCAGAACCAGCAGAACCGCCTTTGCCCCACGGTTACCCCGTCACTCTGATCGTCGAGGCCCGCCCGTGCCTGGTGGTGGGGGGCGGCCCGGTGGCGGCGCGCAAGGCCACCGCCCTCCTCGAATGCGGCGCCCATGTGCGAGTCGTGGCGGACCGCGTGGGCCCGGAGATCAGGTCCCTGGCTGTCGACTGGGAGGAGCGCCCCTACCGGGCCGGCGAGGCCGGCCGCTACTGGCTGGTGACCACCGCCACCGACCAGCCCGAGGTGAGCCGGGAGGTCGCCGCCGACGCCGAGGCGGCCGGCGTGCTCATCAACGCCGCCGACGATGCCGAGCGGTGCTCGTTCTTCCTGCCGGCGGTGGCCCGGCGGGGCCGGGTCTCGGTGGCGGTGTCGACGGACGGGGCCAGCCCGGCGCTGGCCCGGTGGCTGCGGGACCGCCTGGCCGTCGACTGCGTGGGCCCGGAGTACGGCGTGCTCGCCGACCTGCTGGCCGAGCGCCGGGATGAGATCCACGCCGACGGGCGTTCCACCGAAAGCGTCGACTGGCGGGCGGCTCTGGACTCCGACATGCTCGAATTGGTCCGGGCCGGCCGCGTGGACCAGGCAAGGGAGCGGATCCAGGAATGTCTGTCGTAGTCGTCGGGCTCAACAGAACGGTCCCCCTCCGCCTGCTCGAGCGGATGATGGTCACCGACGCCACC comes from Acidimicrobiales bacterium and encodes:
- a CDS encoding redox-sensing transcriptional repressor Rex — translated: MPARNGRTRIPEATVSRLPVYLRALLELVGEQVPTVSSERLAELSGVNAAKVRKDLSYLGSYGTRGVGYDVTFLVDQVGRELGMTRDWPVVIVGLGNLGRALANYRGFSTRGFRVAALLDTEPSLIGEQVGDRRVRHLDELEAAVAEEGAAVGIIATPASSAQEVADRLVRAGVTAILNFAPVVLSVPDHVSLRKVDLAIELQILTFYQNQQNRLCPTVTPSL
- a CDS encoding bifunctional precorrin-2 dehydrogenase/sirohydrochlorin ferrochelatase — its product is MPHGYPVTLIVEARPCLVVGGGPVAARKATALLECGAHVRVVADRVGPEIRSLAVDWEERPYRAGEAGRYWLVTTATDQPEVSREVAADAEAAGVLINAADDAERCSFFLPAVARRGRVSVAVSTDGASPALARWLRDRLAVDCVGPEYGVLADLLAERRDEIHADGRSTESVDWRAALDSDMLELVRAGRVDQARERIQECLS
- a CDS encoding AMP-binding protein; protein product: MNLAEIIEGHPAEAPALVAPDRTLTYGQLRAEVAAARGGLVRLGVGPDDRVAIVLPNGWPFVVAYLAVLGVGAVAVPVDPSMPAPAQEIDLVRAKVAIAGPAAEGVVREVAEGRSESTRLVVVGDISGLLEADPIPFVDRHPEDLALMVFTAGTAGPAKAAMLTHGSLRANLDQVQQHPGRALVPNDISYGVLPFFHVFGINVVLGLSLLAGASVVLVERFDARAALATIQQRRVTILAGAPPMFGAMAAASPGEGSGREDRSDQEDGGELASVRLAVSGASALPAEVAAAFEQRFGLPLWQGYGLTEASPVVTSSVIGGVPKPGSVGVPLPGIKLRLVDESGEDALVSDPGELWVKGPNVFAGYWEDPDATGAVLTDGWLHTGDVAVVDDDGYVYLVDRLKDIVIVSGFNVYPAEVEDVLRDDPRVDEVAVVGVADPHTGEAVRAYVVASPEAAGDPDLVGGLAARCRGHLAPYECPASIEIVDSLPHGLGGKLLRRALRQGSTGT